Proteins found in one Limnohabitans sp. TEGF004 genomic segment:
- a CDS encoding restriction endonuclease subunit S — MSSLDFMNKLLDGGAVEWQALASVCKIETGKLNANAAVDDGEFMFFTTAKETSRINKYRWDTEALLIAGNANVGEVKHYSGKFDAYQRTYVLTSFASGVNIRFLFYVLSNDLKKYLEERTNSAAMTYIVLSTLEDFQIPIPCPDNPKKSLEIQAEIVRILDAFTELTTELTTELTTRKKQYNHYRDQLLSFEDGEVEWKTLGELADVNTGSKPTEILETATSFDYINAGTSRSGYSAASNCAGDTVTTPSRGQGGIGYVGYQNEPFWLGPLCYKLQSTDKTVLINKYLFYFLQSRSELLLGLKKEGGVPAVNKSDLVQLEIPFPSLEEQKRIVAILDKFDALTNSISEGLPREIELRQKQYEHYRDLLLSFPKSESHGDAHAQ, encoded by the coding sequence ATGAGCAGTTTGGACTTTATGAACAAGCTGTTGGATGGGGGGGCGGTGGAGTGGCAGGCACTCGCAAGCGTCTGCAAGATTGAGACCGGGAAACTAAACGCAAATGCAGCGGTTGATGATGGTGAATTTATGTTTTTCACGACCGCAAAAGAAACTAGCAGGATAAATAAATATCGCTGGGATACGGAAGCATTACTTATTGCGGGAAATGCAAATGTTGGCGAGGTAAAGCATTATTCTGGGAAATTTGACGCGTATCAGCGCACTTACGTGCTGACCAGCTTCGCAAGTGGCGTAAACATTAGATTTCTGTTTTACGTACTCAGTAACGACCTCAAAAAGTATCTTGAGGAAAGGACAAACAGCGCCGCTATGACGTACATCGTGCTGTCAACTTTGGAGGATTTTCAAATCCCAATCCCCTGTCCAGACAATCCCAAAAAGTCGCTTGAAATTCAAGCCGAAATCGTCCGCATCCTGGACGCCTTCACCGAGCTGACCACCGAGCTGACCACCGAGCTGACCACCCGAAAAAAACAATACAACCACTACCGCGATCAGTTGTTGAGTTTTGAAGATGGGGAAGTGGAGTGGAAGACGTTGGGGGAATTGGCTGATGTAAACACTGGTTCAAAGCCGACGGAAATTCTTGAAACAGCAACAAGCTTTGATTACATCAATGCTGGAACATCCCGATCCGGATACAGCGCAGCAAGTAATTGTGCAGGCGATACCGTCACAACTCCGTCGCGAGGTCAAGGCGGCATTGGCTATGTGGGATATCAAAACGAACCATTCTGGTTGGGGCCTTTGTGCTACAAGTTGCAGTCAACAGATAAGACGGTTCTGATCAACAAATATCTTTTTTACTTCCTTCAATCACGAAGCGAACTGCTACTGGGCTTAAAAAAAGAAGGTGGGGTTCCTGCCGTCAATAAGTCTGACCTTGTTCAACTGGAAATACCCTTTCCTTCGCTCGAAGAGCAAAAACGCATCGTCGCCATCCTCGATAAATTCGATGCGCTGACCAACTCCATAAGCGAAGGCTTGCCCCGCGAAATCGAACTGCGCCAGAAGCAGTACGAGCACTACCGCGATTTGCTGCTGAGCTTTCCGAAGTCGGAAAGCCATGGAGATGCCCATGCCCAATGA
- a CDS encoding helix-turn-helix domain-containing protein: MTNAFNSIKQGLTEAVAHAKTKDTKTSGVKLYQPHAVDVSNLRQRLSLTQEQFAARFGFSVATLRHWERGDRSPSGASLVLLNVIDRNPTAVLQALQ, translated from the coding sequence ATGACAAATGCATTCAACAGCATCAAACAAGGTTTGACTGAAGCCGTTGCGCACGCCAAAACCAAAGACACCAAAACATCTGGTGTGAAGCTGTACCAACCCCATGCAGTTGATGTGTCAAACCTGCGCCAACGCCTAAGCCTGACACAAGAGCAGTTTGCAGCTCGCTTTGGTTTTTCAGTGGCTACATTGCGTCATTGGGAACGTGGTGACCGTTCACCCAGCGGTGCTTCGCTGGTGTTGCTCAATGTGATTGATCGCAACCCAACAGCGGTACTGCAAGCATTGCAATAA
- a CDS encoding BRO family protein: MQLFESTHIRNHWDAEREEWFFSIVDVVAALTDSVNPTDYLKKLRKRDEQLRDYIGTNCPQVAMPTETGKARKTLAATTQHLLRIVQSIPSKKAEPFKLWLAEVGSQRLDQLQDPELSIEQAMRDYKRLGYTDNWINQRLKSIEIRKELTDEWIKHGLQEGPQFAFLTDVIYKTWADKTAKEYKQHKGLKKENLRDNMTNKELIMSMLAELSTKEISEAVQPQTLDEHESVAKRGGGVARQARLKLEAETGKKLVSPQNAKQLRALGQNPGPKTRGKA, from the coding sequence GTGCAGTTGTTTGAATCCACCCATATCCGCAACCATTGGGATGCCGAGCGTGAAGAATGGTTTTTTTCCATTGTCGATGTGGTCGCTGCGCTCACAGACAGCGTCAACCCGACGGACTATTTGAAGAAGCTGCGCAAACGGGACGAACAGTTGCGCGACTACATAGGGACAAATTGTCCCCAGGTAGCCATGCCCACCGAGACTGGCAAAGCCAGAAAAACATTGGCCGCAACGACCCAGCATCTGCTGCGCATCGTTCAGTCCATCCCTTCTAAAAAGGCCGAACCCTTCAAGCTCTGGCTGGCCGAAGTGGGCAGCCAGCGCCTAGACCAACTGCAAGACCCTGAACTCAGCATTGAGCAGGCCATGCGGGACTACAAGCGCCTTGGCTACACAGACAACTGGATCAACCAGCGGCTCAAGAGCATCGAGATCCGCAAGGAGCTGACCGACGAGTGGATAAAGCACGGTTTGCAAGAAGGGCCGCAGTTCGCCTTTTTGACCGATGTGATCTACAAAACCTGGGCCGACAAAACCGCCAAGGAATACAAGCAGCACAAGGGCCTGAAGAAAGAAAACCTGCGCGACAACATGACCAACAAAGAGTTGATCATGAGCATGCTGGCCGAGCTGTCCACCAAAGAAATCTCAGAAGCCGTGCAACCGCAAACGCTGGACGAACACGAATCCGTGGCCAAGCGCGGTGGCGGCGTGGCCCGGCAGGCGCGGCTGAAGCTGGAAGCCGAAACGGGCAAAAAGCTGGTCAGCCCGCAAAACGCCAAGCAACTGCGGGCCTTGGGGCAGAACCCCGGCCCCAAAACAAGGGGCAAAGCATGA
- a CDS encoding virulence RhuM family protein — protein sequence MKKLTTRDQTTEFLLYTAPNGGIKVEVLLSHETIWLTQKRMAELFGVGVPAISKHLKNIFDSGELVEEVVISILETTSEHGAVAGLTQTQQVKYYNLDAVISVGYRVNSAQATQFRIWATQLIKEYIIKGFAMDDERLKNGSFFGQDYFRELLERVRSIRSSERRIYQQITDIFAECSIDYDPKSETTRLFYAHVQDKFHFAITGQTSAEIISRQADASKPLMGLSTFKNAPAGRVLKSDTLVAKNYLSESDIKKLERAVAAFFDYIERIIEQRTSFTMAGFAESVDKFLAFNEYRVLEGYGSISREQADQIALAEYEKFNKQQRIESDFDRQVKKLLHKGSADE from the coding sequence ATGAAGAAGCTCACCACCCGCGACCAAACCACCGAGTTTCTGCTCTACACCGCGCCCAATGGGGGCATCAAGGTGGAGGTGCTGCTCAGCCATGAAACCATTTGGCTGACCCAAAAGCGCATGGCCGAGTTGTTTGGCGTGGGGGTGCCAGCCATTTCTAAACACCTGAAAAACATCTTTGACAGTGGTGAACTGGTGGAAGAAGTGGTTATTTCCATTTTGGAAACAACCAGTGAGCACGGTGCTGTGGCTGGACTGACGCAGACGCAGCAGGTCAAGTATTACAACCTCGACGCCGTCATCTCGGTGGGCTACCGCGTCAATTCGGCACAGGCCACGCAGTTCCGCATTTGGGCCACCCAGCTGATCAAGGAATACATCATCAAGGGCTTTGCCATGGATGATGAGCGCCTGAAAAACGGGAGCTTTTTTGGCCAGGATTATTTTCGTGAGCTGCTGGAGCGGGTGCGCTCCATCCGGTCGAGTGAGCGGCGTATTTACCAGCAGATCACCGATATTTTTGCCGAGTGCAGCATCGACTACGACCCCAAGTCAGAGACCACGCGGCTTTTTTACGCCCATGTGCAAGACAAGTTTCACTTCGCAATCACAGGGCAGACGTCGGCAGAGATTATTTCGCGCCAAGCCGATGCCAGCAAGCCGTTGATGGGCTTGAGCACCTTTAAAAATGCACCCGCTGGCCGCGTGCTGAAGTCGGACACGCTGGTGGCCAAAAACTATTTGAGCGAGTCGGATATCAAAAAACTGGAGCGTGCAGTGGCCGCATTTTTTGACTACATCGAACGCATCATCGAGCAGCGCACCAGCTTCACCATGGCGGGTTTTGCCGAGAGCGTGGACAAGTTTTTGGCCTTCAATGAATACCGTGTTTTGGAAGGCTACGGCAGTATCAGCCGTGAGCAGGCTGACCAAATAGCGCTGGCCGAGTATGAAAAATTCAACAAGCAGCAACGCATCGAATCCGATTTCGACCGCCAAGTCAAAAAGCTGTTGCACAAAGGGAGCGCTGACGAGTGA
- a CDS encoding type I restriction-modification system subunit M — translation MTSQQQRAALQSQIWKIANDVRGAVDGWDFKQYVLGTLFYRFISENFASYIEAGDDSINYAELADSVITADIKDDAIKTKGYFIYPSQLFAKVVASANTNESLNTDLAAIFTAIESSANGYPSEKDIKGLFADFDTTSNRLGNTVKDKNIRLAAVLKGVAELDFGDFGGNDFETNQIDLFGDAYEFLISNYAANAGKSGGEFFTPQHVSKLIAQLAMHKQTSVNKIYDPACGSGSLLLQAKKHFDQHLIQDGFWGQELNHTTYNLARMNMFLHNVNYDKFNIQLGDTLTQPHFGDDKPFDAIVSNPPYSVKWIGSDDPTLINDDRFAPAGVLAPKSKADFAFVLHALSYLSSKGRAAIVCFPGIFYRGGAEQKIRQYLVDNNHVETVISLAPNLFYGTTIAVTILVLSKHKADTTTQFIDASALFKKDTNTNTLLETHIDQIMAVFDSKANVDHFALSVSHSEIAANDYNLSVSSYVQAKDTREVVDITQLNAELKTTVAKIDQLRKDIDAIVAEIEGEEQQA, via the coding sequence ATGACCAGCCAACAACAACGCGCCGCACTGCAAAGCCAAATCTGGAAAATTGCCAACGACGTACGCGGAGCAGTAGACGGCTGGGATTTCAAGCAGTATGTGTTGGGCACCTTGTTCTACCGCTTCATCAGCGAAAACTTTGCCAGCTACATCGAAGCGGGTGACGACAGCATCAACTACGCAGAGCTGGCCGATAGCGTGATCACCGCAGACATCAAAGACGATGCCATCAAGACCAAGGGCTATTTCATCTATCCCAGTCAGCTGTTTGCCAAAGTGGTTGCCAGTGCCAACACCAACGAAAGCTTAAACACCGATTTAGCCGCTATCTTTACCGCCATTGAAAGCTCGGCCAATGGCTATCCATCCGAAAAAGACATCAAAGGCCTGTTTGCCGACTTTGACACCACCAGCAACCGCCTTGGCAATACCGTCAAAGACAAGAACATCCGTTTAGCCGCCGTACTCAAAGGCGTGGCCGAGCTGGACTTTGGCGACTTTGGCGGCAACGATTTCGAGACCAACCAAATCGACCTGTTTGGCGACGCCTACGAGTTCTTGATTTCCAACTACGCGGCCAACGCCGGCAAATCGGGCGGTGAGTTTTTCACGCCCCAGCATGTGTCCAAGCTGATTGCCCAGCTGGCCATGCACAAGCAAACCAGTGTTAATAAAATTTACGACCCAGCCTGCGGCTCGGGATCACTGCTGCTGCAAGCCAAAAAACACTTTGACCAGCATTTGATTCAAGACGGCTTCTGGGGCCAAGAACTCAACCACACCACCTACAACTTGGCGCGCATGAACATGTTCTTGCACAACGTCAACTACGACAAGTTCAACATCCAGCTGGGTGACACTCTCACCCAGCCGCACTTTGGCGATGACAAACCGTTTGATGCCATCGTCTCCAACCCGCCTTACTCGGTGAAGTGGATCGGCAGCGACGACCCCACCCTGATCAACGACGACCGCTTTGCTCCCGCAGGCGTGCTGGCCCCCAAGAGCAAGGCTGACTTTGCCTTTGTGTTGCACGCACTCAGCTACCTATCCAGCAAGGGCCGCGCCGCCATTGTTTGCTTTCCGGGCATTTTTTACCGGGGCGGTGCGGAGCAAAAAATCCGCCAATACCTGGTGGACAACAATCATGTGGAAACCGTCATCTCGCTCGCGCCCAATTTGTTTTACGGCACCACCATTGCCGTGACCATTTTGGTGCTGTCCAAACACAAGGCGGACACTACCACCCAGTTCATAGACGCCAGCGCACTGTTCAAGAAAGACACCAACACCAACACGCTGCTCGAAACGCACATTGACCAAATCATGGCCGTGTTCGACAGCAAGGCCAATGTGGACCACTTCGCCCTCTCGGTCAGCCATTCCGAGATTGCTGCCAACGACTACAACCTGTCCGTCAGCAGCTACGTGCAGGCCAAAGACACCCGCGAAGTGGTGGACATTACCCAGCTCAACGCCGAGCTGAAAACCACCGTGGCCAAGATCGACCAACTGCGCAAAGACATTGACGCCATCGTGGCCGAGATTGAAGGCGAGGAGCAGCAGGCATGA
- the lpdA gene encoding dihydrolipoyl dehydrogenase, which produces MAMIDIKVPDIGDFDEVAVIELLVKPGDTVKAEQSLITVESDKASMEIPSSHAGVVKELKVKLGDKVKEGSVVLVLDAEGAAAAPAAPTASAPALAAAPAAAPAAPVAAAPAPTASSFGGSADIECDVLVLGGGPGGYSAAFRAADLGLNVVIVERYATLGGVCLNVGCIPSKALLHVAAVMDEVAHMADLGVDFGTPAVNIDKLRGHKEKVIGKLTGGLAAMAKMRKVTTVRGLGQFVGANHLEVSETTGTAQEQNGSKKVIAFKKAIIAAGSQAVRLPFMPNDPRVVDSTGALELKEVPKRMLILGGGIIGLEMGTVYSTLGARLDVVEMMDGLMQGADRDLVKIWQKMNAKRFDNIMLKTKTVSARALPEGIEVTFAPAEEGGTAPAPQVYDLVLQAVGRTPNGKKLAAEKAGVSVTDRGFINVDIQMRTNVPHIFAIGDIVGQPMLAHKAVHEAHVAAEVIAGELQGNKELAAAAFNARVIPSVAYTDPEVAWVGLTEDQAKAQGIKVKKGLFPWTASGRAIANGRDEGVTKLLFDDSPEAHGHGKILGGGMVGTHVGDMIGEIALAIEMGADAVDIGKTIHPHPTLGESIGMAAEVAHGSCTDLPPSKK; this is translated from the coding sequence ATGGCAATGATTGATATCAAAGTTCCAGACATCGGCGACTTCGACGAAGTGGCCGTGATCGAGTTGCTGGTCAAACCCGGCGACACAGTCAAAGCTGAGCAATCGCTCATCACTGTGGAGTCCGACAAAGCGTCGATGGAAATTCCATCCTCACACGCAGGCGTGGTGAAAGAGTTGAAAGTCAAGCTGGGCGACAAGGTCAAAGAAGGCTCTGTTGTGTTGGTGTTGGATGCAGAAGGCGCTGCCGCTGCTCCTGCCGCGCCAACCGCTTCTGCACCTGCGCTCGCAGCGGCTCCAGCCGCAGCACCCGCTGCTCCAGTGGCCGCAGCCCCCGCACCAACAGCCTCATCCTTTGGCGGCTCTGCCGACATCGAGTGTGATGTGCTCGTGTTGGGCGGTGGCCCTGGTGGCTACTCGGCTGCATTCCGTGCGGCTGACCTCGGCTTGAACGTCGTCATCGTCGAGCGCTACGCCACCTTGGGCGGCGTGTGTTTGAACGTGGGTTGCATTCCATCCAAAGCCCTGCTGCACGTCGCAGCGGTGATGGACGAAGTGGCCCACATGGCTGACCTCGGTGTGGACTTCGGTACACCCGCTGTCAACATCGACAAGCTGCGCGGCCACAAAGAAAAAGTCATTGGCAAACTCACAGGCGGCTTGGCTGCCATGGCCAAGATGCGCAAGGTCACCACCGTGCGCGGCTTGGGTCAGTTCGTGGGTGCAAACCACCTCGAAGTGAGCGAGACCACTGGCACTGCACAAGAACAAAACGGCAGCAAAAAAGTGATCGCCTTCAAGAAGGCCATCATCGCTGCAGGCTCTCAAGCCGTTCGTTTGCCTTTTATGCCCAACGACCCACGCGTGGTCGACAGCACCGGTGCTTTGGAACTCAAAGAAGTGCCCAAGCGCATGCTCATCTTGGGCGGCGGCATCATCGGCCTAGAGATGGGCACGGTTTACAGCACGCTGGGCGCACGCCTGGACGTGGTGGAAATGATGGACGGCCTCATGCAAGGCGCTGACCGTGACTTGGTGAAGATCTGGCAAAAGATGAACGCCAAGCGCTTTGACAACATCATGCTCAAGACCAAGACCGTGTCAGCACGCGCCTTGCCCGAAGGCATTGAAGTCACGTTTGCACCGGCAGAAGAGGGTGGCACAGCCCCCGCGCCGCAGGTGTACGACCTTGTGTTGCAAGCTGTGGGCCGCACGCCCAACGGCAAAAAACTCGCCGCTGAAAAAGCCGGCGTGTCTGTGACCGACCGTGGCTTCATCAACGTCGACATTCAAATGCGCACCAACGTGCCGCACATCTTCGCCATTGGCGACATCGTGGGCCAGCCCATGTTGGCGCACAAGGCGGTGCACGAAGCGCACGTGGCGGCCGAAGTCATTGCGGGCGAACTTCAAGGCAACAAAGAGCTGGCAGCCGCTGCGTTTAACGCACGCGTCATCCCAAGCGTGGCCTACACCGACCCCGAAGTGGCATGGGTGGGCTTGACCGAAGACCAAGCCAAAGCGCAAGGCATCAAGGTCAAAAAAGGCTTGTTCCCTTGGACCGCCTCGGGCCGCGCCATTGCCAACGGCCGCGACGAAGGCGTGACCAAACTGCTGTTTGACGATTCACCCGAGGCCCACGGCCACGGCAAGATCTTGGGCGGCGGCATGGTGGGCACGCATGTGGGCGACATGATTGGCGAGATCGCTTTGGCCATCGAGATGGGCGCAGACGCTGTGGACATCGGCAAAACCATCCACCCACACCCCACGCTGGGCGAAAGCATCGGCATGGCGGCAGAAGTGGCGCACGGTAGCTGCACGGACTTGCCGCCTAGCAAGAAGTAA
- a CDS encoding type I restriction endonuclease subunit R, with amino-acid sequence MSDYKTIAESKNFIVLDKYTKEWQVNESYQSESELERELVQDLRHQGYEYVPGLSTPEALLANVRVQLQALNNVAFSDAEWQRFVESWLDKASDGIVEKTRKIHDDYIHDFVFDDGRIQNIYLLDKKNIARNKLQVIKQFEQTGKHANRYDVTILVNGLPLVQVELKKRGVAIREAFNQVHRYSKESFNSANSLFKYLQLFVISNGTDSRYFANTTQRNKNSYDFTMNWAKADNSLIKDLKDFTATFFQKQTLLKVLLHYSVFDASDTLLVMRPYQIAATERILWKIGGSYQAKNWSTTESGGFIWHTTGSGKTLTSFKAARLATELDFVDKVFFVVDRKDLDYQTMKEYQRFSPDSVNGSESTTGLKRNLAKDDNKIIVTTIQKLNHLMRTEADLAIYGKQVVFIFDECHRSQFGEAQKNLKKKFKKFYQFGFTGTPIFPQNALGAETTASVFGRELHSYVITDAIRDEKVLKFKVDYNDVRPQFKAIETEQDEKKLSAAENKQALLHPKRIEEISHYILNNFRRKTHRLQTGSKGFNAMFAVSSVDAAKLYYETLKDLQKDSDKPLRVATIFSFAANEEQEAIGDIQDESLDVSALNSSAKEFLTAAIADYNAHFKTSFSVDSNGFQNYYRDLAKQVKSGEIDLLIVVGMFLTGFDAPRLNTLFVDKNLRYHGLIQAYSRTNRIFDATKTFGNIVTFRDLEKATVDAITLFGDKNTKNVVLEKSYKEYMEGFTDVVTGEARRGFVEVVGELEQRFPDPAAIEKEADKKAFAKLFGEYLRIENVLQNFDEFASLRAAQSLDVRDATAVEAFKAQHGLTDNELTAMQGLNIPSERALQDYRSAYNDIRDWLRREREGKQPEQSSVDWDDVVFEVDLLKSQEINLDFILELIFDNNKKVKDKVALVEDVRRLIRSSLGNRAKESLLVDFINQSDLDKMGDKAGVIEAFFAFAQAEQQREAQELISSESLNAEAAKRYITNSLKREYASDNGTELNAILPKMSPLNPQYLTKKQSVFQKIAAFVEKFKGVGGQV; translated from the coding sequence GTGAGCGACTACAAAACCATTGCCGAGTCCAAAAATTTTATTGTTTTGGACAAGTACACCAAAGAGTGGCAAGTCAACGAGAGCTACCAGAGCGAGAGCGAGCTAGAGCGTGAGCTGGTTCAAGACCTGCGTCATCAAGGCTACGAATACGTACCCGGCCTCAGCACGCCCGAGGCCTTGCTGGCCAATGTGCGCGTGCAATTACAAGCGCTCAATAACGTGGCGTTTTCAGATGCCGAGTGGCAGCGCTTTGTAGAGAGCTGGCTGGACAAAGCAAGTGATGGCATTGTGGAGAAGACCCGCAAGATTCACGATGACTACATTCACGACTTTGTGTTTGACGATGGGCGTATTCAGAACATCTATTTGCTGGATAAGAAGAACATTGCTCGCAACAAGTTGCAAGTGATCAAGCAGTTTGAGCAAACAGGTAAACATGCCAACCGCTATGACGTGACGATTTTGGTCAACGGTTTACCACTGGTGCAGGTAGAACTGAAAAAGCGCGGCGTAGCCATTCGCGAGGCGTTTAACCAAGTACACCGCTACAGCAAAGAGAGCTTTAACAGCGCGAACTCACTGTTCAAGTATTTACAGTTGTTTGTGATTTCCAACGGCACAGACAGCCGCTACTTTGCCAACACAACGCAGCGCAACAAAAACAGCTACGACTTCACCATGAACTGGGCGAAGGCGGACAACAGTTTGATTAAGGACCTGAAGGATTTCACGGCTACCTTTTTTCAGAAGCAGACTTTGCTGAAGGTGTTGCTGCACTATTCGGTGTTTGATGCGAGTGACACCTTGCTGGTCATGCGCCCTTACCAGATTGCCGCTACCGAGCGCATTTTGTGGAAGATTGGTGGCAGCTATCAGGCTAAAAATTGGAGTACCACAGAAAGCGGCGGCTTTATTTGGCACACCACCGGATCGGGCAAGACGCTGACCAGCTTCAAGGCCGCGCGTTTGGCCACCGAGCTGGACTTTGTGGACAAGGTGTTTTTTGTGGTGGACCGCAAGGACCTGGACTACCAGACCATGAAGGAGTACCAGCGCTTTTCACCCGACAGCGTGAACGGCTCTGAGAGTACGACGGGCCTAAAGCGCAATTTGGCAAAGGATGACAACAAGATCATCGTCACTACCATCCAAAAGCTCAATCACTTGATGCGTACTGAGGCCGATCTAGCCATTTACGGCAAGCAGGTGGTGTTTATTTTTGACGAGTGCCACCGCAGCCAGTTTGGCGAAGCGCAGAAGAACCTGAAGAAAAAGTTCAAGAAGTTCTATCAGTTTGGTTTTACGGGTACGCCGATCTTTCCCCAAAACGCTTTGGGCGCAGAGACCACGGCCAGTGTGTTTGGACGAGAGCTGCATTCCTATGTGATTACCGATGCCATTCGCGATGAGAAGGTGCTCAAGTTCAAGGTGGATTACAACGATGTGCGCCCACAGTTCAAAGCCATTGAAACGGAGCAGGATGAGAAGAAGCTGAGCGCAGCCGAGAACAAACAGGCCTTGCTGCACCCCAAACGAATTGAGGAAATCTCGCATTACATCCTGAACAACTTCCGCCGCAAAACCCATCGCTTGCAAACGGGCAGCAAGGGCTTTAACGCCATGTTTGCCGTCAGCAGTGTGGACGCGGCCAAGCTGTATTACGAGACGCTCAAAGACCTGCAAAAGGATAGCGACAAGCCTTTGCGCGTAGCCACCATTTTTTCGTTTGCAGCCAATGAAGAGCAAGAAGCCATTGGCGATATTCAAGACGAGAGCCTGGATGTGTCTGCCCTGAACAGCAGCGCCAAAGAGTTTTTGACCGCCGCCATTGCCGATTACAACGCGCACTTCAAGACCAGCTTCAGTGTGGACAGCAACGGGTTTCAAAACTACTACCGAGACCTGGCCAAGCAGGTGAAGTCGGGTGAAATTGACTTGTTGATCGTGGTGGGTATGTTCCTGACAGGTTTTGATGCGCCAAGGCTCAACACCTTGTTCGTTGACAAAAACCTTCGCTACCACGGCTTAATTCAGGCCTATTCACGCACCAACCGGATCTTTGATGCCACCAAGACCTTTGGCAACATCGTGACTTTTCGAGATTTGGAAAAAGCCACGGTAGACGCCATCACTCTGTTTGGTGACAAGAACACCAAAAACGTGGTGCTGGAGAAAAGCTACAAGGAATACATGGAAGGCTTCACCGATGTGGTGACGGGTGAGGCGCGACGCGGCTTCGTTGAGGTGGTGGGTGAGTTGGAGCAGCGCTTTCCAGACCCTGCGGCCATCGAAAAAGAGGCCGATAAAAAAGCCTTTGCCAAACTGTTTGGCGAGTATTTGCGCATTGAAAATGTGCTGCAAAACTTTGATGAATTTGCCAGCCTGCGCGCCGCGCAAAGCTTGGACGTGCGTGACGCGACAGCTGTCGAGGCCTTCAAGGCGCAGCATGGACTGACAGACAACGAGCTGACTGCCATGCAGGGCCTGAACATCCCTAGCGAGCGGGCGCTTCAGGATTACCGTTCTGCCTACAACGATATTCGCGATTGGCTACGCCGTGAGCGAGAAGGCAAGCAACCCGAGCAGTCCAGCGTCGATTGGGACGATGTGGTGTTTGAGGTTGACCTGTTGAAGTCGCAAGAGATCAATCTTGATTTCATTTTGGAGTTGATCTTTGACAACAACAAAAAGGTCAAAGACAAAGTAGCGCTGGTTGAAGACGTTCGTCGTTTGATTCGATCTAGCTTAGGTAATCGAGCCAAAGAAAGCTTGCTGGTTGACTTCATCAACCAGTCGGACTTAGACAAGATGGGCGACAAGGCTGGCGTGATTGAAGCTTTCTTTGCTTTTGCGCAAGCAGAGCAACAACGCGAAGCACAAGAGCTGATTAGCTCTGAGAGCCTGAATGCAGAAGCGGCCAAGCGTTACATCACTAACTCTTTAAAGCGTGAGTACGCCAGTGACAATGGAACAGAGCTCAATGCCATCTTGCCAAAGATGAGCCCACTCAACCCGCAATACTTGACTAAGAAGCAAAGCGTGTTTCAGAAAATCGCTGCCTTTGTAGAGAAGTTCAAAGGCGTGGGTGGGCAGGTCTAA
- a CDS encoding type II toxin-antitoxin system RelE/ParE family toxin: MKSLLTIAELPEYIRRAEKLMSASERLDIINYLAAHPKAGDLMEGTGGIRKLRWGRGAQGKSGGVRVIYYVHSEQMPLYLLTLFAKNERANISKAERNELAEVVDLLVQIWFES, encoded by the coding sequence ATGAAATCTCTACTCACCATCGCCGAGCTGCCCGAATACATACGTCGCGCTGAGAAACTGATGAGCGCGTCTGAGCGCTTAGACATCATCAACTACTTGGCTGCGCATCCGAAAGCGGGCGACTTGATGGAGGGCACAGGCGGCATTCGCAAACTGCGTTGGGGACGGGGTGCACAGGGCAAGTCAGGTGGTGTGCGCGTGATCTATTACGTTCACAGTGAACAAATGCCGCTTTACCTGCTGACACTGTTTGCAAAAAATGAACGTGCCAACATCAGCAAAGCTGAGCGCAATGAGTTGGCAGAAGTGGTCGATTTGCTCGTGCAAATTTGGTTTGAATCGTGA